The following are encoded in a window of Narcine bancroftii isolate sNarBan1 chromosome 2, sNarBan1.hap1, whole genome shotgun sequence genomic DNA:
- the LOC138754258 gene encoding cyclin-L2-like isoform X4, giving the protein MEERQKMAASGILIGDKLYSSIALTLENCLISEEKLSLTASVSDGLDPQVETDLRIVGCELIQAAGILLKLPQVAMATGQVLFQRFFYSKSFVKHPMEILSMACVHLASKIEEDPRRIRDVINVFHHLRKLREKKPPVPLPLDQTYVNLKNQVIKAERRVLKELGFCVHVKHPHKIIVMYLQVLECERNRPLVQTAWVDPDGII; this is encoded by the exons ATGGAGGAGAGGCAGAAGATGGCGGCGAGCGGGATTCTGATCGGCGATAAGCTGTATTCTAGCATCGCGCTCACCCTGGAAAACTGCCTGATTTCGGAGGAAAAGCTTTCTCTGACTGCTTCTGTTTCGGACGGGCTGGATCCACAGGTGGAGACCGACCTGCGGATCGTGGGGTGCGAGTTAATACAAGCAGCCGGCATTTTGCTGAAGCTGCCTCAG GTAGCAATGGCAACTGGGCAAGTTTTATTTCAGCGTTTCTTCTATTCAAAATCTTTCGTGAAGCATCCCATGGAG aTATTATCAATGGCTTGTGTTCATTTGGCTTCTAAAATTGAGGAAGATCCCAGGCGCATTCGGGATGTCATCAATGTGTTTCATCATTTACGAAAACTCAGGGAGAAGAA ACCTCCTGTGCCACTTCCTTTGGACCAGACTTATGTCAACCTAAAGAACCAAGTTATCAAGGCAGAAAGGAGAGTACTGAAAGAGCTAGGATTCTGTGTTCATGTCAAGCATCCACATAAG ATTATCGTAATGTACCTTCAGGTGTTAGAATGTGAACGTAACCGACCTCTGGTCCAGACTGCATG GGTAGACCCTGATG GAATTATATGA
- the LOC138754258 gene encoding cyclin-L2-like isoform X5, whose protein sequence is MEERQKMAASGILIGDKLYSSIALTLENCLISEEKLSLTASVSDGLDPQVETDLRIVGCELIQAAGILLKLPQVAMATGQVLFQRFFYSKSFVKHPMEILSMACVHLASKIEEDPRRIRDVINVFHHLRKLREKKPPVPLPLDQTYVNLKNQVIKAERRVLKELGFCVHVKHPHKIIVMYLQVLECERNRPLVQTAWVDPDGK, encoded by the exons ATGGAGGAGAGGCAGAAGATGGCGGCGAGCGGGATTCTGATCGGCGATAAGCTGTATTCTAGCATCGCGCTCACCCTGGAAAACTGCCTGATTTCGGAGGAAAAGCTTTCTCTGACTGCTTCTGTTTCGGACGGGCTGGATCCACAGGTGGAGACCGACCTGCGGATCGTGGGGTGCGAGTTAATACAAGCAGCCGGCATTTTGCTGAAGCTGCCTCAG GTAGCAATGGCAACTGGGCAAGTTTTATTTCAGCGTTTCTTCTATTCAAAATCTTTCGTGAAGCATCCCATGGAG aTATTATCAATGGCTTGTGTTCATTTGGCTTCTAAAATTGAGGAAGATCCCAGGCGCATTCGGGATGTCATCAATGTGTTTCATCATTTACGAAAACTCAGGGAGAAGAA ACCTCCTGTGCCACTTCCTTTGGACCAGACTTATGTCAACCTAAAGAACCAAGTTATCAAGGCAGAAAGGAGAGTACTGAAAGAGCTAGGATTCTGTGTTCATGTCAAGCATCCACATAAG ATTATCGTAATGTACCTTCAGGTGTTAGAATGTGAACGTAACCGACCTCTGGTCCAGACTGCATG GGTAGACCCTGATGGTAAGTGA
- the LOC138754258 gene encoding cyclin-L2-like isoform X6: MEERQKMAASGILIGDKLYSSIALTLENCLISEEKLSLTASVSDGLDPQVETDLRIVGCELIQAAGILLKLPQVAMATGQVLFQRFFYSKSFVKHPMEILSMACVHLASKIEEDPRRIRDVINVFHHLRKLREKKPPVPLPLDQTYVNLKNQVIKAERRVLKELGFCVHVKHPHKIIVMYLQVLECERNRPLVQTA; this comes from the exons ATGGAGGAGAGGCAGAAGATGGCGGCGAGCGGGATTCTGATCGGCGATAAGCTGTATTCTAGCATCGCGCTCACCCTGGAAAACTGCCTGATTTCGGAGGAAAAGCTTTCTCTGACTGCTTCTGTTTCGGACGGGCTGGATCCACAGGTGGAGACCGACCTGCGGATCGTGGGGTGCGAGTTAATACAAGCAGCCGGCATTTTGCTGAAGCTGCCTCAG GTAGCAATGGCAACTGGGCAAGTTTTATTTCAGCGTTTCTTCTATTCAAAATCTTTCGTGAAGCATCCCATGGAG aTATTATCAATGGCTTGTGTTCATTTGGCTTCTAAAATTGAGGAAGATCCCAGGCGCATTCGGGATGTCATCAATGTGTTTCATCATTTACGAAAACTCAGGGAGAAGAA ACCTCCTGTGCCACTTCCTTTGGACCAGACTTATGTCAACCTAAAGAACCAAGTTATCAAGGCAGAAAGGAGAGTACTGAAAGAGCTAGGATTCTGTGTTCATGTCAAGCATCCACATAAG ATTATCGTAATGTACCTTCAGGTGTTAGAATGTGAACGTAACCGACCTCTGGTCCAGACTGCATG A